One segment of Ipomoea triloba cultivar NCNSP0323 chromosome 12, ASM357664v1 DNA contains the following:
- the LOC115999382 gene encoding uncharacterized protein At4g18257-like, producing the protein MGIKSESGERSTKEESKRLSKETVTAADAQYSHLQVHRAKSKISVHDPFTAKNSGVDARAAKDKLELKAVRDGATSYAALERKAELYDKLVRGELSDEEDQEKYCVDFLRKGLEQEEPKHILYI; encoded by the exons ATGGGCATTAAAAGTGAAAGTGGTGAG AGATCCACAAAGGAGGAGTCCAAACGCCTCTCCAAGGAAACGGTCACCGCCGCCGACGCGCAATACTCCCACCTTCAAGTCCACCGCGCCAAGAGTAAAATTTCCGTCCACGACCCCTTCACTGCAAAGAACTCCGGTGTCGATGCTCGAGCAGCCAAGGACAAGCTTGAGCTGAAAGCCGTCAGGGATGGGGCTACGAGCTATGCTGCCTTGGAGAGAAAGGCGGAGTTATATGATAAGCTAGTGAGAGGAGAGCTTTCTGATGAAGAAGATCAAGAAAAGTATTGTGTTGATTTCCTTCGCAAAGGTCTAGAACAAGAAGAGCCAAAACATATCCTCTACATATAA